In Aliamphritea ceti, a single window of DNA contains:
- a CDS encoding PhnD/SsuA/transferrin family substrate-binding protein, giving the protein MTVRGWLKLFTSPTGYATRRWLFRNQSEACILPGICTDTYNRNPDNRTLVKLIASLPWYDLTATQHQLDNFWQTMRACLSVEIADQLAGQSYGQRSESSVIELPEQLDRQTPLDQQWQSRALLISQCCGPDLFTPQASELVAVARPVFSDLDCRPGNYFSHIVTAASPRSGKRLVVNSPSSRSGCNALLEWFDAQGWQADQYLVSGSHEASLQLIREGRADYAAIDAHSWNLLSQTEADNGVVIIDQSSEAPAPPYVTHRANPLSTDILLSALQQSVALNGQQLGIIDILPTDIEVYRCMQTPSATGWRCNTPLTDLHVHCTADNLPWQISCL; this is encoded by the coding sequence ATGACCGTCAGGGGCTGGCTAAAGTTATTCACTTCACCGACTGGCTACGCGACGCGACGCTGGCTATTTCGTAATCAATCTGAAGCGTGTATCCTGCCCGGCATCTGTACTGATACCTATAACCGCAACCCGGATAACCGCACGCTCGTGAAACTGATCGCCAGCCTTCCCTGGTATGACCTGACTGCCACTCAACATCAGCTGGATAATTTCTGGCAGACGATGCGTGCCTGTCTGTCTGTGGAAATCGCTGATCAACTGGCGGGTCAGTCCTATGGTCAACGCTCAGAAAGTAGCGTTATAGAGTTACCTGAACAGCTAGACCGACAGACGCCATTGGACCAGCAATGGCAAAGTCGCGCATTACTCATCAGCCAATGCTGTGGTCCTGATCTGTTTACACCACAGGCAAGCGAGCTGGTTGCCGTGGCACGTCCGGTATTCAGTGATCTGGACTGTCGCCCTGGCAACTATTTCAGCCACATTGTTACAGCTGCATCGCCACGTTCAGGTAAACGATTGGTGGTGAACTCCCCCAGCTCCCGCTCAGGCTGTAACGCGCTACTCGAATGGTTTGACGCTCAGGGTTGGCAGGCCGATCAGTATCTGGTCAGTGGCTCACATGAAGCTAGCCTGCAGCTTATCCGGGAAGGTCGTGCTGATTATGCTGCAATAGATGCGCATTCCTGGAATCTGCTCAGCCAGACAGAAGCTGACAATGGTGTCGTTATTATCGACCAGAGCAGTGAAGCCCCTGCTCCACCCTATGTAACGCACCGAGCAAATCCGCTTTCAACCGATATATTGCTCTCGGCGCTGCAACAGAGCGTGGCTTTAAATGGCCAGCAACTGGGGATTATCGATATCCTACCCACTGATATCGAGGTTTATCGCTGCATGCAAACACCATCAGCCACTGGCTGGCGCTGTAACACTCCTCTGACAGATCTGCATGTGCATTGCACCGCAGACAACCTGCCCTGGCAAATTTCCTGCCTCTGA
- a CDS encoding VOC family protein: MLNIENVNHIGIRIRDKARSVSFYELLGFQFMTDTGFDEGHPVVLRHPSGVVLNLLGAPKVSGEGNILMDVPEKYTGITHVALTVTSLSDTRKFMTENNIEITGSFEIPHMEAIFIRDPDCNVIELDDFVDNQQTGTAGFDQHI; this comes from the coding sequence ATGTTGAATATAGAAAACGTAAATCACATCGGCATTCGTATTCGCGATAAAGCACGGTCGGTCAGTTTCTACGAGTTACTCGGTTTTCAGTTCATGACAGATACCGGCTTTGACGAAGGGCATCCAGTCGTTCTGCGACATCCCAGTGGCGTTGTTCTTAACCTGCTTGGTGCTCCGAAAGTAAGTGGTGAAGGTAATATTCTGATGGACGTGCCTGAAAAATATACCGGCATTACCCATGTTGCCCTAACAGTCACTTCCCTCAGCGATACCCGGAAATTTATGACGGAAAACAACATCGAGATTACCGGCAGTTTTGAAATCCCACATATGGAGGCGATCTTTATCCGCGACCCGGACTGTAATGTCATCGAACTGGATGACTTTGTTGATAATCAGCAAACAGGCACTGCCGGTTTCGATCAGCACATCTGA
- a CDS encoding GlxA family transcriptional regulator → MILKPDHDGIFTISFLLLPEYAMVGLLSAIEPLRVANRFAGREIFRWQLLSDDGDSVNACNQLAIQQTQSIQDVDTPKNLFVCASYNPEKYINETTLAWLKKLYRKGSILGAMDTGCYVLSAANLLRNQRFTLHWEAVPAFQEDNPGVEISNELFEIDKNLITCAGGTAAIDMMLHIIQAEFGHDLAINVCEQFIQSGIRQKSAKQRIGLAARLKIHHPRLLKVLAKMEANIENPLSPTELAEHAHLSVRQLERLFRSHLDKSPTGYYMQIRLERAQQLLRESHLSVAEIGIACGFSSAPHFTRSYRNQFQLSPSEDR, encoded by the coding sequence ATGATTCTCAAGCCCGATCACGACGGCATTTTTACCATCTCGTTTCTGCTCTTGCCGGAATACGCAATGGTCGGGTTACTCTCCGCCATCGAACCCTTACGTGTCGCTAATCGCTTTGCGGGCCGTGAAATCTTTCGCTGGCAACTGCTTTCTGATGACGGTGACAGTGTTAACGCCTGTAACCAGTTGGCAATTCAGCAAACACAATCCATCCAAGATGTTGATACCCCGAAAAACCTGTTTGTGTGCGCCAGCTACAATCCTGAGAAGTACATTAACGAGACGACTCTGGCCTGGCTGAAAAAACTCTATCGTAAAGGCTCAATACTTGGTGCGATGGATACCGGCTGCTATGTACTGTCCGCTGCAAACCTGCTGCGCAATCAGCGTTTTACACTGCACTGGGAAGCTGTTCCTGCATTTCAGGAAGATAATCCCGGTGTGGAAATCAGTAACGAACTCTTTGAAATTGATAAAAACCTGATTACCTGTGCTGGCGGCACCGCTGCAATCGACATGATGCTGCACATAATTCAGGCTGAATTTGGGCACGATCTGGCGATTAATGTCTGTGAGCAGTTTATCCAGAGTGGGATCAGGCAGAAGTCAGCCAAGCAACGAATCGGGCTGGCGGCCCGGTTAAAAATTCATCATCCCCGGCTATTAAAAGTACTGGCAAAGATGGAAGCGAATATCGAAAATCCGTTATCGCCTACTGAACTTGCAGAACATGCTCATTTGTCGGTACGCCAGCTAGAACGGCTATTCCGCAGCCATTTGGACAAGTCACCCACCGGCTATTACATGCAGATTCGCCTTGAACGGGCACAGCAGTTACTGCGTGAGTCGCATCTGAGTGTCGCTGAAATAGGTATTGCCTGCGGCTTCAGCTCTGCACCACACTTCACCCGCAGTTACCGTAACCAGTTTCAGCTCAGCCCCAGCGAAGACCGTTGA
- a CDS encoding DUF2007 domain-containing protein, translated as MITIARFSFPYEAHIARAKLECAGLTPFIADEHTINMQWLYSNAMGGVRLQVPQAQAEAALELLAEEDDEANLIAEQGCDTTACPNCQSYNTEYYQFGRRWTFLSIILLDLPVFPIHDGIKCRDCGACSKTAKPDSK; from the coding sequence ATGATTACCATCGCACGTTTTTCTTTTCCTTATGAAGCACATATCGCACGCGCCAAACTGGAATGTGCAGGCCTCACCCCTTTTATCGCTGATGAACACACCATCAATATGCAATGGCTTTACTCCAACGCGATGGGTGGTGTACGGCTTCAGGTACCTCAGGCTCAGGCCGAAGCAGCACTGGAATTACTGGCAGAAGAAGACGATGAAGCAAACCTGATTGCTGAACAGGGCTGTGATACCACTGCCTGTCCAAATTGCCAAAGCTATAATACTGAGTATTATCAATTCGGCCGCCGCTGGACCTTTCTGTCAATAATCCTACTCGACCTGCCTGTATTTCCCATTCACGATGGAATCAAGTGTCGTGATTGCGGTGCTTGTAGCAAAACCGCAAAGCCTGACTCAAAATAA
- the dapA gene encoding 4-hydroxy-tetrahydrodipicolinate synthase, whose amino-acid sequence MYRGSYVAIITPLRDNQLDEEALRKMVNWQIERGTNGIVPVGTTGESPTLNEQEHKRVIEIVVEETAGRVPVVAGAGSNNPVEAVEYARHAQDAGADALLCVAGYYNRPNQEGLYQHFKLVHDSVDLPIVIYNIPPRAIVDVLPETMARLAELPRVVGVKDATGDLSRICQERLQISKEFSYLSGEDMTALAYNASGGHGCISVTANVAPTLCAQMHKASQEGNFAEALAIHDKLAPLHNAMFAEPSPAGPKYAASLLGLCTEECRMPVMPLSEETKRTLESLQHLMG is encoded by the coding sequence ATGTACCGCGGATCCTATGTCGCAATTATTACCCCATTACGCGACAACCAGCTGGATGAAGAAGCCTTACGCAAAATGGTTAACTGGCAGATCGAACGTGGCACCAACGGCATTGTGCCTGTCGGTACCACAGGTGAGTCGCCAACCCTCAATGAACAAGAACACAAACGTGTTATCGAAATCGTTGTGGAAGAAACTGCCGGCCGTGTACCTGTTGTAGCAGGTGCTGGTTCCAACAACCCTGTAGAAGCGGTTGAATACGCCCGCCACGCACAAGACGCCGGTGCAGACGCACTGTTGTGCGTTGCTGGTTACTACAACCGTCCAAATCAGGAAGGTCTGTACCAGCACTTCAAACTGGTTCACGACAGCGTTGATTTGCCAATCGTTATCTACAATATACCGCCACGTGCGATTGTTGATGTCTTGCCTGAAACAATGGCTCGTCTGGCAGAACTGCCGCGGGTAGTGGGCGTAAAAGACGCTACAGGTGATCTGTCACGTATTTGCCAGGAACGCCTGCAGATTAGCAAAGAATTTTCTTACCTGTCCGGTGAAGATATGACTGCACTGGCGTATAATGCCTCCGGCGGTCACGGTTGCATTTCAGTAACTGCTAACGTTGCACCAACACTTTGTGCACAAATGCACAAAGCGTCACAGGAAGGTAACTTTGCTGAAGCGCTGGCCATTCACGACAAGCTGGCACCGCTTCACAATGCTATGTTTGCTGAGCCAAGTCCAGCTGGCCCTAAGTATGCAGCGTCCCTATTAGGCCTGTGTACTGAAGAATGCCGCATGCCGGTTATGCCACTGTCTGAAGAGACAAAGCGTACCCTGGAAAGCCTGCAGCACCTAATGGGTTAA
- a CDS encoding MerR family transcriptional regulator, translated as MYTVGELSRQFGLSRSSLLYYDKIGLLQPSGRSAANYRLYSQQDLQRLEDICRYRQAGLTLEAIAQLLESEPQSAGNILQQRLRHLNQEIAELREQQQILLGLLGDPAMQAQTRALDKDAWVAVLEASGMDSEAQHNWHVQFEQQMPEAHQDFLESLGIDAEEIRQIRVWSGMTVS; from the coding sequence ATGTATACCGTTGGAGAGTTGAGCCGTCAGTTTGGTTTGTCCCGCAGCAGTTTACTGTATTACGACAAAATTGGTCTGTTGCAGCCAAGTGGTCGCAGTGCTGCAAATTACCGTTTGTATAGTCAGCAAGATCTACAGCGGCTGGAGGATATCTGCCGCTATCGCCAGGCAGGCCTGACACTGGAAGCAATTGCCCAGCTACTGGAAAGTGAACCGCAGTCTGCGGGAAATATCCTGCAACAGCGTTTACGGCATCTTAATCAGGAAATAGCCGAATTGCGGGAGCAACAGCAGATACTTTTAGGTTTGCTTGGCGATCCTGCGATGCAGGCACAAACCCGTGCGCTGGATAAAGACGCCTGGGTAGCGGTACTGGAAGCTAGTGGAATGGATAGCGAAGCACAACATAACTGGCACGTTCAGTTTGAACAACAGATGCCGGAAGCCCATCAGGATTTTCTTGAGTCGTTGGGAATTGATGCAGAAGAAATCAGACAGATACGGGTGTGGTCGGGAATGACTGTTAGCTAA
- a CDS encoding TRAP transporter substrate-binding protein translates to MKYKNNIATAASLTAALVIGSCTSSFAATEFKIAGGDSEGSSQHAFGLKFVEQLEAKTNGEYSGTLFMNSQLGSEQDTVVEAGLGTLDFSILAINNVTPFSPTVGIFTLPYVIQSLDEAEMLTQGEVGAELVENTVKDASVRIVGWAYTGFRVLTNSKQPIETLEDLQKVIVRVPKNEIMIDTYKAWGGNPTPMAWSETFTALQQGVVDGQDNPYVTVDAMKFDTVQKYVTNIRYIFSIEPLIMSESVYQDQTPEVQQAIIEAGKEATKDSAKFLTANEARIKQRLIEKGMVINDPANGEKEWIEKATIAVWPKHYESIGGKDKLNRVLRLLGRDEV, encoded by the coding sequence ATGAAATATAAAAATAACATCGCCACCGCCGCCTCCCTGACCGCCGCTCTGGTCATTGGCAGCTGTACCAGCAGCTTTGCAGCTACCGAATTTAAAATTGCCGGTGGTGATTCCGAAGGCAGCTCACAGCATGCATTTGGTCTGAAATTCGTTGAACAATTAGAAGCAAAAACCAACGGAGAATACTCCGGTACTTTGTTCATGAACAGCCAGCTTGGCAGCGAACAAGACACCGTAGTTGAAGCCGGGCTGGGTACTCTGGATTTCTCAATCCTGGCCATCAACAACGTAACGCCTTTCTCACCAACTGTCGGTATTTTCACTTTGCCTTACGTGATTCAGAGCCTGGATGAAGCAGAGATGCTAACGCAGGGCGAAGTTGGGGCAGAACTGGTTGAGAATACGGTTAAAGACGCAAGCGTTCGTATCGTCGGCTGGGCCTATACTGGTTTCCGGGTTCTGACGAACTCTAAGCAACCAATTGAAACCTTAGAAGATCTGCAAAAGGTCATCGTTCGGGTGCCGAAGAACGAAATCATGATCGATACATATAAGGCTTGGGGTGGTAATCCGACACCTATGGCCTGGTCTGAAACCTTTACTGCTCTGCAACAGGGTGTTGTGGATGGTCAGGACAACCCATATGTAACGGTTGATGCGATGAAGTTTGATACCGTACAAAAGTACGTAACGAACATTCGCTACATCTTCTCTATCGAACCACTGATCATGAGCGAGAGCGTATATCAGGATCAGACGCCTGAAGTACAACAAGCGATCATCGAAGCAGGTAAAGAAGCGACTAAAGACAGCGCTAAATTCCTGACCGCTAACGAAGCTCGCATCAAACAGCGGTTAATCGAAAAAGGTATGGTCATCAATGACCCTGCCAACGGCGAAAAAGAGTGGATTGAAAAGGCCACTATTGCGGTATGGCCTAAACACTACGAAAGCATCGGTGGTAAAGACAAACTGAATCGCGTACTGCGCCTGCTGGGCCGTGACGAGGTTTAA
- a CDS encoding LysR family transcriptional regulator encodes MKRTSFSGQVADIDLKLLRVFKTVVECGGFSAAEVELNIGRSAISRLMSDLETRLDMHLCLRGRSGFQLTEHGELVYKTTQELLIDLEKFRANVNALHRRLVGELTLCLTDNMLTDANSPVTEVLGTFHQQEPEVKINLQVASPNEVERAVIEGRANMGIIPQHHLLPGLEYHNLHTETSLFYCGQRHPLFAVPNAELDMPLISKHDFIAPSYTHLVLLKEQFPQLKAAASSYQVEGIATLILSGQYVGFLPEHFAAIWVEKGLMRVLLPTTLNYQVPFKIIVRRDARPNLLRTALLKAFSAT; translated from the coding sequence ATGAAACGCACTAGCTTTTCTGGCCAGGTTGCCGACATTGATCTGAAATTATTACGAGTATTCAAAACCGTCGTAGAATGCGGCGGTTTCTCTGCTGCCGAAGTAGAACTAAATATTGGCCGTTCGGCCATCAGCCGGCTGATGTCTGACCTGGAAACCCGTCTGGATATGCATCTGTGCCTGCGGGGACGCTCCGGTTTTCAACTCACCGAACATGGCGAGTTGGTATATAAGACAACCCAGGAGCTATTGATCGATCTTGAAAAGTTCCGCGCTAACGTCAACGCACTTCACCGTCGCTTAGTCGGCGAACTGACACTCTGCCTAACCGATAACATGCTCACTGATGCCAACTCACCAGTCACAGAAGTCTTAGGTACATTCCACCAACAAGAGCCTGAAGTAAAAATCAACCTGCAGGTTGCCTCTCCTAACGAAGTAGAACGGGCAGTGATTGAAGGCAGAGCAAATATGGGAATTATCCCTCAACACCATCTGCTTCCCGGGCTTGAATATCACAATTTGCATACTGAAACATCTTTGTTTTATTGCGGTCAGCGCCATCCATTATTTGCTGTTCCCAACGCTGAACTTGATATGCCACTTATCAGTAAGCATGACTTCATCGCCCCCAGTTATACGCACTTAGTGCTGCTGAAAGAACAATTTCCACAACTAAAAGCTGCTGCTAGCTCCTATCAGGTAGAAGGTATTGCCACGCTGATTCTCAGCGGGCAGTACGTTGGCTTTCTACCAGAACATTTCGCGGCTATCTGGGTAGAGAAAGGCCTTATGCGGGTACTATTACCAACGACACTAAACTACCAGGTCCCTTTCAAAATTATTGTCCGTAGGGATGCCAGACCTAACCTGTTACGTACAGCATTACTGAAAGCATTCAGTGCTACCTAA
- the speB gene encoding agmatinase, whose product MSVTQDKRFSPLASESVPRYAGIATFMRLPHYSIAEATDADIGLYGIPWDGGTTNRAGARHGPRQIRDSSSLMRKVHPVLNLSPFKLARCADFGDAPVNPLAIEPTLEMIENFVAEMVEHNIIPLGAGGDHLVSLPVLRALAKKHGPLGMVHFDAHTDTWDRYFGDCKYTHGTPFRRAIEEGLLDPTRIVQIGIRGGLYSETDDDWGLEQGIRVMRMEEFTELGVAGALKVAREVVGDQATYISFDVDCLDPVFAPGTGTPEIGGLTTVEAQQMVRGLRGLNLIGADLVEVSPPFDPSGATALVGATLMWEMLCLLSEKVSLDRAE is encoded by the coding sequence ATGTCAGTCACACAGGACAAACGTTTCAGCCCACTGGCATCCGAGTCAGTACCACGCTATGCAGGCATTGCTACTTTTATGCGTCTGCCCCACTACAGCATTGCAGAAGCTACTGATGCCGATATAGGCCTGTACGGTATCCCCTGGGATGGCGGGACGACTAACAGGGCTGGTGCCCGTCACGGCCCACGTCAGATTCGTGACTCATCCTCACTGATGCGTAAAGTGCATCCGGTACTGAATCTCAGTCCCTTTAAACTGGCCCGTTGTGCCGATTTTGGCGATGCACCCGTTAATCCTCTGGCGATTGAGCCAACACTGGAAATGATCGAGAACTTTGTTGCCGAGATGGTTGAGCACAACATCATTCCGCTCGGCGCCGGTGGTGATCATCTGGTGAGCCTGCCGGTACTACGCGCGCTGGCCAAGAAACATGGGCCCCTGGGCATGGTGCATTTTGATGCCCATACCGATACTTGGGATCGCTATTTTGGCGACTGTAAGTACACCCACGGTACGCCTTTTCGCCGCGCCATCGAAGAAGGTTTGCTTGATCCGACCCGTATTGTGCAGATAGGTATCCGGGGTGGTTTGTATAGCGAAACAGATGATGACTGGGGGCTAGAACAAGGCATCCGAGTCATGCGAATGGAAGAATTTACTGAACTGGGAGTAGCCGGTGCTCTTAAAGTCGCCAGAGAAGTCGTTGGCGATCAGGCGACCTATATCAGCTTCGATGTTGACTGCCTGGACCCTGTGTTTGCACCTGGCACAGGCACCCCGGAAATCGGTGGCCTGACCACTGTAGAAGCGCAACAGATGGTTCGCGGACTTCGCGGCCTCAACCTGATCGGAGCAGACCTTGTAGAGGTATCTCCACCTTTCGACCCAAGCGGCGCCACGGCTCTGGTGGGAGCAACTCTTATGTGGGAGATGCTTTGCCTGCTAAGTGAAAAAGTATCGTTGGACAGAGCTGAATAG
- a CDS encoding alcohol dehydrogenase family protein, translating to MMPKTMKAVVTTGNGGYERLEYKDVPMPQLQAGEVLLKVLAAGINNTEINTRLGWYSSSVTESTNSVSDDGVTAQESDGGWNKETPFPFIQGTDCCGEVVDVAADVDAVLLAKRVLVRACMREHGYGCLDNVWMGSDFDGAFAEYVKVPASDVFAVECDWSDAELGTIPCAYGTAENMLHRAQLQAGEVVLVTGASGGVGSATVQLAKRRGATVIAVAGADKHAALAELGPEMGADQLLARDADLLAILGEQSVDAVVDNVAGDNFPTMLKLLKRGGRLVSSGAIAGPVVDLDMRDMYLKDVRLIGTTAWDEPVFPNLISYIEKGEIKPLLAATFPLAEIVTAQQLFLTKQHVGKFVLVPEHDGYVCR from the coding sequence ATGATGCCGAAAACAATGAAAGCAGTGGTGACCACAGGTAATGGTGGTTATGAGCGTCTGGAGTATAAAGATGTACCTATGCCTCAGCTGCAAGCCGGTGAAGTGTTGCTGAAAGTACTTGCTGCCGGCATCAATAATACTGAGATCAACACCCGACTCGGCTGGTATTCATCATCGGTGACTGAATCGACAAACAGTGTTTCTGATGATGGCGTGACAGCCCAGGAAAGTGACGGTGGCTGGAATAAAGAAACGCCATTTCCTTTTATACAGGGCACTGATTGTTGCGGTGAGGTGGTTGATGTTGCAGCAGATGTGGATGCAGTGCTATTAGCTAAACGGGTGCTGGTGCGTGCCTGTATGCGTGAGCATGGTTATGGCTGTCTGGACAATGTCTGGATGGGGTCGGACTTTGACGGTGCCTTTGCGGAGTATGTGAAAGTACCTGCCAGTGATGTCTTTGCGGTGGAATGCGACTGGAGTGATGCCGAGTTGGGAACGATTCCCTGTGCCTACGGTACAGCGGAGAATATGCTGCACAGGGCACAGCTGCAGGCCGGCGAAGTGGTGCTGGTGACCGGTGCGTCTGGCGGCGTTGGTTCCGCGACAGTGCAGCTGGCAAAACGCCGTGGTGCAACTGTGATTGCTGTGGCGGGGGCTGATAAACATGCGGCCCTGGCTGAGCTTGGACCTGAAATGGGTGCGGACCAGTTGTTGGCACGGGATGCTGATTTACTGGCGATATTAGGTGAACAGTCAGTGGATGCTGTGGTGGATAATGTTGCCGGGGATAATTTTCCTACCATGCTCAAACTGCTGAAGCGGGGTGGGCGGTTAGTCTCTTCCGGAGCGATTGCCGGGCCAGTGGTCGACCTGGATATGCGTGATATGTATTTAAAAGATGTTCGCCTGATAGGCACAACTGCCTGGGATGAACCGGTGTTTCCGAATCTGATTTCTTACATTGAAAAAGGCGAAATTAAACCTTTGCTGGCAGCTACATTTCCGTTGGCAGAGATTGTTACTGCACAACAGTTGTTTCTGACTAAACAGCATGTGGGTAAGTTTGTACTTGTGCCGGAACATGATGGCTACGTTTGTAGGTAA
- a CDS encoding MFS transporter has translation MRYSPSLQWAICLTVLLSVAGFSMPAPVLTPLFLDTEKDLFTALTGLDQVARVWWLGAVILLYPVGQLFGAPVFGRYSDKVGRKQVLLLTLTGVAIGYLGMIVAINTGDLWLLVLSRLGAGFFNSNVAIAQAIAADISTPETKPKLFSRINMALNLGWIVGPLTGGYAAYAWNDYSLPFIFGMMLVLVNLVMVAVWLPGIKPNAAEQQAASVRQQESSRWALLMDSKLAPLFMLTLFSYMAISMYFSYFNVYTIDVFSFGPREIAWSAVCISIPMMFGSWLGARLKARMKTSVLGMIGHGLMAGGMLSLPLMTTLEGFAVTLLFTGVGMTISELATSLVVSNEVSGARQGEAMGMYRSVSMGSELGAVALGSVLIMLGIHWVFVVAGCFSGLVVYGFWLRKRSVAKAKLVLA, from the coding sequence ATGCGTTATTCCCCCTCATTACAGTGGGCGATATGCCTGACGGTTTTGTTGTCTGTGGCTGGTTTTAGTATGCCGGCACCGGTCCTGACGCCGTTATTTTTAGATACGGAGAAAGATCTGTTCACAGCACTGACCGGTCTGGATCAGGTTGCCAGGGTTTGGTGGCTGGGGGCGGTCATTTTGCTCTATCCAGTCGGACAGCTGTTTGGTGCCCCGGTGTTTGGCCGTTATTCCGATAAAGTTGGCCGTAAGCAAGTGTTGTTACTGACATTGACGGGTGTCGCAATTGGTTATCTGGGCATGATTGTGGCGATTAATACCGGTGATTTATGGTTGCTGGTGCTGAGTCGCCTGGGAGCAGGTTTCTTTAACAGTAATGTTGCCATAGCTCAGGCCATCGCCGCAGATATCAGTACCCCGGAGACCAAGCCAAAATTGTTTTCCAGGATTAACATGGCACTGAACCTGGGGTGGATTGTTGGCCCTCTGACAGGCGGTTATGCCGCGTATGCCTGGAACGATTACAGCCTGCCGTTTATCTTCGGCATGATGCTGGTACTGGTAAATTTAGTAATGGTTGCGGTCTGGTTACCGGGTATTAAGCCTAATGCGGCAGAGCAACAAGCGGCCAGCGTTCGGCAGCAGGAGAGTTCCCGTTGGGCATTGTTAATGGATTCTAAGTTGGCGCCGCTGTTCATGCTGACTCTGTTTAGTTACATGGCGATCAGTATGTACTTCTCGTACTTTAATGTTTACACCATCGATGTGTTTAGTTTTGGGCCACGGGAGATTGCCTGGAGCGCTGTATGTATCAGTATTCCGATGATGTTTGGCAGTTGGTTAGGTGCACGTTTAAAGGCCCGAATGAAGACTTCGGTACTGGGGATGATCGGGCATGGTCTGATGGCTGGTGGAATGCTCAGTCTGCCACTGATGACTACATTGGAAGGCTTCGCGGTGACGCTTCTGTTTACCGGTGTGGGTATGACCATCAGTGAACTGGCAACCTCTCTGGTGGTATCTAACGAAGTGAGTGGTGCACGCCAGGGTGAGGCTATGGGGATGTACCGCTCGGTAAGTATGGGAAGTGAGTTGGGGGCTGTCGCGCTGGGGTCAGTACTGATTATGCTGGGGATTCACTGGGTATTTGTTGTCGCTGGGTGTTTTTCCGGGCTTGTTGTCTATGGCTTCTGGTTACGTAAACGGTCAGTAGCTAAAGCTAAGTTGGTGCTTGCCTGA
- a CDS encoding helix-turn-helix transcriptional regulator, protein MNDSSDRILYILKTKGPQTAAALGKYLKITSMGARQHLQALEERQLVNWQDISSGRGRPSRYWQLTPEAWQQFPDSHGELVITMLDSIQSVFGDTGLKQLISQREQQLDQQYHAAMQGRPEIHQKLETLTQLRNSEGYMAEWQEDESGYWFIENHCPICAAAQNCQNFCRSELQLFQSLFADQAKVSREDYILDGARRCSYRISPL, encoded by the coding sequence ATGAATGACAGCAGCGATCGTATTCTTTACATACTCAAAACCAAGGGCCCGCAAACCGCGGCAGCACTCGGGAAATATCTGAAAATCACCTCGATGGGGGCACGTCAGCACCTGCAGGCATTAGAAGAACGTCAACTGGTGAACTGGCAGGATATCTCCAGTGGTCGCGGCCGGCCGTCTCGCTACTGGCAACTGACGCCAGAAGCCTGGCAACAATTTCCAGACAGTCACGGCGAACTTGTCATAACGATGCTGGACTCAATTCAAAGCGTATTTGGCGATACCGGCCTGAAACAACTGATCAGCCAGCGCGAGCAACAGCTGGATCAGCAATATCATGCGGCAATGCAGGGCCGTCCGGAAATTCATCAGAAACTCGAAACGCTGACGCAACTGCGTAACAGTGAAGGGTATATGGCGGAATGGCAGGAAGACGAATCCGGCTACTGGTTCATTGAAAACCACTGCCCGATTTGTGCGGCAGCACAGAATTGTCAGAATTTTTGTCGTTCAGAACTACAACTGTTTCAGTCACTGTTTGCTGATCAGGCTAAGGTTAGCCGTGAAGACTATATTCTCGACGGCGCCCGACGCTGTTCATATCGTATAAGCCCTTTATAA
- a CDS encoding cupin domain-containing protein, protein MSENMIEVHNISAEEQAACQCWDLWESGDVSEFAYDYDQDVQFIVQQGEAVIHTQFGDSVAIAPGNRVIIRAGVSGRWDIAAPIVNRYAYL, encoded by the coding sequence ATGTCTGAGAACATGATTGAAGTACATAATATCAGCGCCGAAGAACAGGCTGCCTGTCAGTGCTGGGATCTGTGGGAAAGTGGTGATGTTAGTGAGTTTGCTTATGACTATGATCAGGATGTGCAGTTTATTGTTCAGCAGGGGGAGGCTGTTATTCACACTCAGTTTGGCGACAGTGTCGCTATTGCACCGGGTAACCGGGTCATTATCCGGGCGGGTGTATCCGGTCGCTGGGATATAGCTGCACCAATCGTTAACCGTTATGCATATCTGTAA